Proteins encoded together in one Triticum dicoccoides isolate Atlit2015 ecotype Zavitan chromosome 7B, WEW_v2.0, whole genome shotgun sequence window:
- the LOC119339299 gene encoding BTB/POZ and MATH domain-containing protein 1-like has translation MGNAQVVPTRPLADAAHSVRTFKIDGLSSTSTASATATSGHDECVVVCSRWSVGWHEWEIRCYPASSVCSMWVSLKLVLLAHPAAAGDVVNARLDCWLVDPAGLAAQSEPRTVSAAFPLHCGGESAPLVLAHRRDLEVSGYVGGDGTLTVKCAITVLREQRPSVDVPASLPVPASDLDRHLGELLRSGAGSDITFVVSGETFAAHKVVLAARSPLFMAEFFGDASEKKSAPRLEVHGMEAAEFRAMLHFIYTDTAPELDRHDDEESVALTCGLLAAADRYGLERLKLICSQKLSASVCVGTVARILALADMNNCPWLKATCVEFIVGTPAILGAVLATEGYKDLEANCPWVLADILKSASGRKN, from the coding sequence ATGGGCAACGCCCAAGTCGTACCGACCAGGCCCCTCGCCGATGCCGCGCACTCCGTTCGGACGTTCAAGATCGACGGCCTCAGCTCGACTTCCACGGCCTCGGCCACGGCGACCAGCGGTCACGACGAGTGCGTCGTGGTATGCTCCAGGTGGAGCGTCGGCTGGCATGAGTGGGAGATCCGCTGCTACCCTGCGTCCTCGGTGTGCAGCATGTGGGTGTCGCTCAAGCTCGTGCTCCTcgcccatcccgccgccgccggcgacgtcgtCAATGCGCGCCTAGACTGCTGGCTCGTGGATCCCGCGGGTTTGGCCGCGCAGTCGGAGCCCAGGACGGTGTCCGCAGCCTTCCCGCTCCACTGCGGCGGCGAGTCGGCGCCGCTCGTGCTGGCGCACAGGCGCGACCTGGAGGTGTCCGGCTACGTAGGGGGCGACGGCACCCTCACCGTGAAATGCGCCATCACGGTGCTCCGGGAACAGCGCCCGAGCGTGGACGTGCCCGCGTCGCTTCCTGTCCCGGCCTCAGACCTGGACCGGCACCTCGGAGAGCTCCTGCGGAGCGGGGCGGGATCCGACATCACGTTCGTTGTCTCCGGCGAAACCTTCGCCGCGCACAAGGTCGTGCTCGCCGCGAGGTCACCGCTGTTCATGGCCGAGTTCTTCGGGGACGCGAGCGAGAAGAAGAGCGCGCCGCGCCTGGAGGTCCACGGCATGGAGGCGGCGGAGTTCAGGGCCATGCTGCACTTCATCTACACCGACACGGCACCGGAGCTCGACCGACACGACGATGAGGAGTCGGTGGCGTTGACCTGCGGCCTCCTCGCGGCCGCCGACAGGTATGGGCTGGAAAGGCTCAAGCTGATCTGCTCGCAGAAGCTCTCTGCTAGCGTTTGCGTCGGGACGGTGGCCAGGATTCTGGCACTGGCGGACATGAACAACTGCCCGTGGCTCAAGGCGACGTGCGTTGAGTTCATCGTCGGAACGCCGGCGATTCTTGGTGCCGTGTTGGCGACGGAGGGCTACAAGGACCTGGAGGCGAACTGCCCTTGGGTGCTGGCTGACATTCTCAAGTCTGCAAGCGGGAGAAAAAATTGA